Proteins co-encoded in one Rattus rattus isolate New Zealand chromosome 5, Rrattus_CSIRO_v1, whole genome shotgun sequence genomic window:
- the Cdca7 gene encoding cell division cycle-associated protein 7 encodes MEARRARQKALKVKNLKNVRYMKLISVETSSSSDDSCDSFASDNFANTRLQFNREGCRTRSQCRPSGPLRVAMKFPARNTRRAANTKAAPPKPSESSANDSHSESDSEEEEDGMNFLEKRALNIKQNKAMLAKLMSELESFPGIFSGRHSLPGHRTKDSKSPRRRTFPGVASRRNPERRARPLTRSRSRILGSLGALPTEEEEDEEEEEDKYMLVRRRKSVDGYMNDDDVPRSRRPGSMTLPHIIRPVEDVTEEEIRNICSNSREKIYNRSLGSTCHQCRQKTTDTKTNCRNPDCWGIRGQFCGPCLRNRYGEEVKDALLDPNWHCPPCRGICNCSFCRQRDGRCATGVLVYLAKYHGFGNVHAYLKSLKQEFEMQA; translated from the exons ATGGAGGCTCGCCGCGCGCGG CAAAAGGCTCTCAAAGTAAAGAACTTAAAGAATGTCAGATATATGAAGTTGATTTCCGTGGAGACATCGTCATCCTCCGATGACAGTTGTGACAGCTTTGCTTCTGATAATTTTGCAAACACA AGACTGCAGTTCAACAGGGAAGGCTGCAGGACCCGAAGTCAGTGCCGTCCCTCCGGGCCTCTCAGGGTAGCAATGAAGTTCCCAGCACGAAATACCCGGAGGGCAGCCAACACAAAAGCAGCGCCCCCAAAGCCCTCTGAGAGCTCTGCAAACGACTCCCATTCTGAGTCCGactctgaggaagaagaagatggcaTGAACTTCCTGGAGAAGAGGGCCTTGAATATAAAGCAGAACAAGGCAATG CTTGCAAAACTCATGTCAGAACTGGAGAGCTTCCCCGGCATATTCTCTGGAAGACATTCCCTCCCAGGCCACAGAACTAAAGAT TCAAAGTCACCTAGAAGACGCACGTTCCCAGGTGTGGCTTCCAGAAGGAACCCAGAACGGAGAGCTCGACCTCTTACCAGGTCAAGGTCCCGGATCCTGGGATCCTTAGGTGCCCTgcccacagaggaggaggaggacgaagaagaggaggaggataagtACATGCTAGTGAGAAGGAGGAAGTCCGTGGACGGCTATATGAAC GATGACGACGTGCCCAGAAGTCGGCGCCCTGGGTCCATGACCCTCCCACATATAATTCGACCAGTAGAAGACGTCACAGAGGAAGAGATTAGGAACATCTGCAGCAACTCTCGAGAGAAGATTTACAACAGATCCCTG GGCTCTACCTGTCATCAGTGTCGCCAGAAAACCACTGACACCAAAACCAACTGCCGAAACCCAGACTGCTGGGGCATCCGGGGCCAGTTCTGTGGTCCCTGCCTTCGAAACCGTTATGGCGAAGAGGTCAAGGATGCTCTGCTGGATCCG AACTGGCACTGCCCACCTTGTCGAGGAATTTGCAACTGCAGCTTCTGCCGCCAGCGTGATGGGCGGTGCGCCACTGGAGTCCTTGTGTATTTAGCAAAGTATCATGGCTTCGGGAACGTTCATGCTTACTTGAAAAG TCTGAAGCAGGAATTCGAAATGCAAGCCTAG